The following are encoded in a window of Paraburkholderia hospita genomic DNA:
- a CDS encoding dihydroxyacetone kinase subunit DhaK, with the protein MKKIINQPDDFVDEVIDALLLAHPGWIKAATADRRALVRADAPKAGHVGIVTGGGSGHMPGFLGYVGEGLCSGVAVGNVFSSPSAQQIFEATKAVNGGAGVLYVYGNYGGDVFNFDLAADLAEPEGIDIKTVLLTDDVASAPAERASDRRGVAGMAFVFKCAGAAAERGDSLDEVARICAKANDHCRTMGVGLSPTILPAAGKPTFTLPDGEMEIGIGIHGEPGTHRGKLESADAIADRLMGQILGDLQAPKGSRLAVLINGLGATPLEELYLLFRRAAKVIGDHGLSIARSYVGEYVTSLEMAGASITVMLLDDELETLLAAPARSPLYRDWLLV; encoded by the coding sequence GTGAAAAAGATCATCAACCAGCCAGATGATTTCGTTGACGAAGTGATTGATGCGCTGTTGCTCGCGCACCCGGGCTGGATCAAGGCCGCGACAGCCGACCGTCGCGCACTCGTGCGTGCCGATGCGCCGAAAGCGGGGCATGTCGGCATCGTCACGGGCGGTGGATCGGGCCATATGCCGGGCTTTCTTGGCTATGTCGGCGAAGGGCTGTGCAGCGGCGTCGCGGTAGGCAATGTGTTCTCGTCGCCGTCGGCACAACAGATCTTCGAAGCCACGAAAGCTGTGAACGGCGGCGCGGGCGTGCTGTATGTGTACGGCAACTACGGCGGCGACGTATTCAACTTCGATCTCGCCGCCGATCTCGCAGAACCCGAAGGCATCGACATCAAGACCGTCTTGCTGACCGACGATGTCGCGTCGGCGCCAGCGGAGCGCGCGAGCGACCGGCGCGGCGTGGCCGGCATGGCGTTCGTCTTCAAGTGCGCGGGCGCTGCGGCGGAACGCGGCGATTCGCTCGACGAAGTCGCGCGCATTTGCGCGAAGGCGAACGATCATTGCCGCACCATGGGCGTCGGCCTGTCGCCGACCATCCTGCCCGCTGCGGGCAAACCCACGTTCACGCTGCCCGATGGCGAGATGGAGATCGGCATTGGGATTCATGGCGAACCCGGCACGCATCGCGGCAAGCTGGAATCCGCCGATGCCATTGCGGATCGTCTGATGGGTCAGATTCTTGGCGATCTGCAGGCGCCGAAGGGATCGCGGCTTGCCGTGCTCATCAACGGACTCGGCGCGACGCCGCTCGAAGAACTGTATCTGCTGTTCAGGCGCGCGGCGAAAGTGATTGGGGATCACGGGTTGTCGATTGCGCGCTCGTATGTCGGCGAATATGTGACGAGCCTCGAAATGGCGGGTGCGTCGATCACCGTGATGTTGCTCGACGACGAACTCGAAACGCTGCTCGCCGCGCCCGCGCGTTCGCCGCTATATCGCGACTGGCTGCTGG